From the genome of Desulfobaculum xiamenense, one region includes:
- a CDS encoding saccharopine dehydrogenase family protein → MSRVLIVGAGGVSQVVVHKCAQVPEVFSEICLASRTLSKCERIAAQLDRPIRTAQVDADNVAEMVALIRDFKPDLVVNVALPYQDLHIMDACLETGVDYLDTANYEPIDEAKFEYKWQWAYQERFREKGLMALLGSGFDPGVTNVFCAHAQKHHFDEIHQLDIIDCNAGDHGKHFATNFNPEINIREVTARGRYWERGEWVETDPLAWSMSYDFPEGIGPKKCYLMYHEELESLVLNLKGIKRARFWMTFSDNYLKHLEVLGNVGMTRIDPVQYKGCEIVPLQFLKALLPDPASLGPDTKGRTCIGCLMKGVKDGREKQVYVYNICDHQDAYREVQSQAVSYTTGVPAMIGAMMMLTGKWRGEGVFNMEQFDPDPFMEKLNLHGLPWKEVIF, encoded by the coding sequence ATGTCCAGAGTACTCATCGTCGGCGCGGGCGGCGTGAGCCAGGTCGTGGTTCACAAGTGCGCTCAGGTGCCCGAAGTGTTTTCCGAGATATGCCTTGCCAGCCGCACCCTTTCCAAGTGCGAGCGCATCGCCGCGCAGCTCGATCGCCCCATCCGCACCGCCCAGGTCGATGCGGACAACGTCGCCGAGATGGTCGCGCTCATCCGCGACTTCAAGCCCGACCTCGTGGTCAACGTGGCGCTGCCCTATCAGGATCTGCACATCATGGACGCCTGCCTCGAAACCGGCGTCGACTACCTCGATACCGCCAACTACGAGCCCATCGACGAGGCGAAGTTCGAGTACAAGTGGCAGTGGGCCTATCAGGAGCGCTTCCGCGAGAAGGGCCTCATGGCGCTGCTCGGCAGTGGCTTCGATCCCGGCGTGACCAACGTCTTCTGCGCCCACGCCCAGAAGCACCACTTCGACGAGATCCACCAGCTGGACATCATCGACTGCAACGCTGGCGACCACGGCAAGCACTTCGCCACCAACTTCAATCCCGAGATCAACATCCGCGAGGTCACCGCCCGTGGACGGTACTGGGAGCGCGGCGAATGGGTCGAGACCGATCCCCTCGCATGGTCCATGAGCTACGACTTCCCCGAGGGCATCGGCCCGAAGAAGTGCTACCTCATGTACCATGAGGAGCTGGAGTCCCTCGTCCTGAACCTCAAGGGCATCAAGCGCGCCCGCTTCTGGATGACCTTCTCCGACAACTACCTGAAGCACCTCGAAGTGCTCGGCAATGTCGGCATGACCCGCATCGATCCCGTGCAGTACAAGGGCTGCGAGATCGTGCCGCTGCAGTTCCTCAAGGCACTGCTGCCCGATCCCGCGTCCCTCGGTCCCGACACCAAGGGCCGCACCTGCATCGGCTGCCTGATGAAGGGCGTGAAGGACGGCCGCGAGAAGCAGGTCTACGTGTACAACATCTGCGATCATCAGGATGCGTACCGCGAGGTGCAGTCTCAGGCTGTGTCCTACACCACGGGTGTTCCGGCCATGATCGGCGCGATGATGATGCTTACTGGCAAGTGGCGCGGCGAAGGTGTCTTCAATATGGAGCAGTTCGACCCCGATCCGTTCATGGAAAAGCTCAACCTGCACGGACTGCCATGGAAAGAGGTCATCTTCTAG
- the speA gene encoding biosynthetic arginine decarboxylase — MAKKPLLEQWNATHSADLYGINSWGSGYFGVSENGDVVITPFAENGPAVSIPDVIKGLQDRGMDLPVLLRVENILDAQITVLHDCFRAAIREFGYQGEFRGVFPIKVNQQEQVVEKIAQYGQRHHHGLEVGSKAELIAALSYLNDHEACIVCNGYKDAEFVDLALYGTKMGYKCILVLEMPSELPLILARSKVLGVRPLIGVRIKLSSRAGGHWTESGGDLSIFGLSTAEVVDALDLLRKEDMLDCMRLLHFHLGSQIPNIRDIREALREACRVYAGLVDEGAAMGYLDLGGGLAVDYDGSHTNFLSSRNYTLSEYCADIVETVMSILDEREIAHPHIITESGRATVAYYSVLLFNILDASRLEDRALPVDLPEDCPEPTENLLEVYNSISLKNLQECYNDAIYYRDEIRQMFRLGNCTLRERGVAETIFWAIIKEIAQRVDEVKRPTVELAGIQDSLASIYYANMSVFQSLPDSWAIDHLFPVMPVHRLKEQPTEKVVLADITCDCDGKLDRFIDPRGVKRTLDLHELKNGDPYYLGAFLVGAYQETLGDLHNLFGDTNVASIHINEDGSFDFVRELDGDSVADVLSYVEYDPKMVLERFRNVAEQGVREGRISPQDRYSIMKAFENGLRGYTYLNGLR; from the coding sequence ATGGCCAAGAAGCCTTTGCTTGAGCAGTGGAACGCTACCCATTCTGCCGACCTGTACGGCATTAACAGCTGGGGTAGCGGTTATTTCGGAGTGTCCGAAAATGGCGATGTCGTCATTACCCCGTTTGCCGAAAACGGCCCCGCCGTTTCAATCCCCGACGTCATAAAGGGTCTGCAGGATCGCGGCATGGATTTGCCGGTGCTCCTTCGGGTCGAAAACATTTTGGACGCGCAGATTACCGTTCTGCACGACTGCTTCCGTGCTGCCATCCGCGAGTTCGGCTATCAGGGCGAATTCCGCGGCGTGTTCCCCATCAAGGTGAACCAGCAGGAGCAGGTGGTGGAGAAGATCGCCCAGTACGGTCAGCGCCACCATCACGGCCTCGAGGTCGGCAGCAAGGCCGAGCTCATCGCGGCCCTTTCCTACCTGAACGATCACGAGGCGTGCATCGTCTGCAACGGCTACAAGGACGCCGAATTTGTCGATCTTGCCCTGTATGGGACCAAGATGGGCTACAAGTGCATCCTCGTGCTGGAGATGCCGAGCGAACTGCCGCTCATCCTCGCCCGTTCCAAGGTTCTTGGCGTGCGTCCGCTCATCGGCGTGCGCATCAAGCTGTCCTCGCGCGCGGGCGGTCACTGGACCGAGTCCGGCGGCGATCTGTCCATCTTCGGCCTGTCCACGGCCGAGGTGGTCGACGCCCTCGACCTGCTGCGCAAGGAAGACATGCTCGATTGCATGCGCCTTTTGCATTTCCACCTCGGCTCGCAGATTCCCAACATCCGCGACATCCGCGAAGCGCTACGCGAGGCGTGCCGCGTGTACGCCGGTCTCGTGGACGAAGGCGCGGCCATGGGCTACCTCGACCTCGGCGGCGGCCTTGCCGTCGACTACGACGGATCGCACACCAATTTCCTGTCCAGCCGCAACTACACGCTGAGCGAGTACTGCGCGGACATCGTGGAAACGGTGATGAGCATCCTCGACGAGCGCGAGATTGCGCACCCGCACATCATCACCGAGTCCGGCCGCGCCACCGTGGCCTACTACTCCGTGCTGCTGTTCAACATCCTCGACGCCAGCCGTCTTGAGGATCGCGCACTGCCCGTGGATCTGCCCGAGGATTGCCCGGAGCCGACGGAGAATCTGCTTGAGGTGTACAACTCCATCTCGCTCAAGAATCTCCAGGAGTGCTACAACGACGCCATCTACTACCGCGACGAAATCCGCCAGATGTTCCGCCTTGGCAACTGCACCCTGCGCGAGCGCGGCGTGGCCGAGACGATCTTCTGGGCCATCATCAAGGAAATCGCGCAGCGCGTCGACGAGGTGAAGCGTCCCACCGTGGAGCTTGCCGGCATTCAGGATTCCCTCGCCAGCATCTACTACGCGAACATGAGCGTGTTCCAGTCCCTGCCGGATTCGTGGGCCATTGACCACCTGTTCCCGGTCATGCCGGTGCACAGGCTCAAGGAACAGCCCACCGAGAAGGTCGTGCTCGCGGACATCACCTGCGACTGCGACGGCAAGCTGGACCGCTTCATCGACCCGCGCGGCGTGAAGCGCACCCTCGACCTGCACGAGTTGAAGAACGGCGATCCGTACTACCTCGGCGCATTTCTCGTGGGCGCGTATCAGGAGACGCTGGGCGACCTGCACAACCTCTTCGGAGACACCAACGTCGCCTCCATCCATATCAACGAGGATGGTTCCTTCGACTTCGTGCGCGAGCTCGATGGCGACTCCGTGGCGGACGTGCTTTCCTACGTCGAGTACGATCCCAAGATGGTGTTGGAGCGCTTCCGCAACGTGGCGGAGCAGGGCGTCCGCGAGGGACGCATCTCCCCGCAGGATCGCTACTCCATCATGAAGGCCTTCGAGAACGGCCTGCGTGGATACACTTACCTGAACGGCTTGCGATAG